A stretch of Coccidioides posadasii str. Silveira chromosome 2, complete sequence DNA encodes these proteins:
- a CDS encoding uncharacterized protein (TransMembrane:3 (o15-33i54-72o92-123i)), translating to MHPPLFNIPPFSESLFIVFVLFCAAIFFFFFFNECRDVPSSSVGRLLGAWFKNHFFFGGINIFVGFCFPPTPRFGVGNTLNAGDQDLWVNGFPITSFLSLFFLFFFVFFGSAFLACSVCNFGFGRHT from the coding sequence ATGCATCCTCCTTTGTTTAATATTCCCCCTTTTTCCGAGTCGCTTTTTATTgtgtttgttttgttttgcgctgcaattttttttttttttttttttaatgaaTGCCGTGATGTCCCTTCGTCTTCTGTCGGTCGGCTGCTGGGCGCCTGGTTCAAAAACCATTTCTTTTTCGGAGGTATCAATATCTTTGTCGGGTTCTGTTTTCCTCCAACCCCCCGGTTCGGCGTTGGAAATACTCTCAATGCGGGAGACCAGGATCTTTGGGTGAATGGGTTTCCTATCACGTCATTTCTCTCcctgttttttcttttttttttcgttttctTTGGTTCTGCTTTTCTTGCTTGTTCTGTTTGTAATTTTGGTTTTGGGCGGCATACATGA
- a CDS encoding uncharacterized protein (SECRETED:SignalP(1-22)~EggNog:ENOG410PS83~COG:S~BUSCO:16004at33183), translating to MAPKFLKALTAAAGLYASLAAAAPLQKRAIVWETVTDIVVETVEVTLTVTGVPGGPKTISPPELTTTTTEQPPPVPTTMYKAPPPPQSPPAPTTTAQAPPPPPPPPPPPPAPTTTQAPQYPPPPPPPPPPAPTTSKAAPPPPPPPPPPPPPAPPAPKPSKPAPPPQPPTELPDPSKQVFSGDMTFYNGGLGACGTEIDTQGEDAVAISVDIMGSENNNSPYCGKTITIEYGGVTSKAVVKDKCPTCARGSLDMTRHLFYKFADEAEGRVHGVKWSFDD from the exons ATGGCTCCGAAATTCCTCAAGGCCCTTACCGCTGCTGCCGGCCTCTACGCCTCTCTCGCGGccgccgctcctctccagaAGCGCGCGATCGTCTGGGAGACCGTCACCGACATTGTCGTCGAGACCGTCGAAGTCACACTGACCGTCACTGGAGTCCCCGGTGGTCCAAAGACAATCTCCCCACCAGAGCTCACCACCACCACGACTGAACAACCACCTCCAGTCCCGACGACCATGTACAAggctccaccaccaccacagtcACCGCCTGCTCCTACAACAACCGCCCAGGCtccaccaccgccgccgccaccaccaccaccaccacctgCTCCCACGACAACCCAAGCTCCTCAGTATCctcctccgcctcctccacctcctccaccaGCTCCAACAACATCCAAAGCTgctccccctcccccaccTCCACCTCCACCACCCCCACCACCAGCGCCACCAGCTCCTAAGCCATCCAAGCCTGCTCCACCGCCGCAGCCACCCACCGAGCTGCCCGACCCCTCCAAGCAGGTCTTTTCTGGTGACATGACTTTCTACAACGGTGGTCTGGGTGCCTGTGGAACTGAAATCGATACCCAGGGTGAGGATGCTGTCGCCATCTCCGTCGACATCATGGGTAGTGaaaacaacaacagcccatACTGCGGAAAGACTATAACCATTGAGTACGGAGGTGTGACCTCCAAGGCTGTTGTCAAGGACAAATGCCCAACCTGC GCTCGTGGTTCACTTGACATGACTCGCCATCTCTTCTACAAATT TGCCGACGAAGCGGAAGGTCGTGTCCATGGAGTGAAATGGTCGTTTGACGACTAG